In the Quercus lobata isolate SW786 chromosome 5, ValleyOak3.0 Primary Assembly, whole genome shotgun sequence genome, one interval contains:
- the LOC115988815 gene encoding protein SCAR3 isoform X3, which produces MDSYEGCHDPPRLHLLDKFDTGGPGSCLKRYSDPTFLKKVFFTSDEATEKTQANRKARRSKKKRSSQRNGHVLRSTSISNRSSRLQFASPTVNRQTSPLQTTSAVDIMSNSDMGDCSNSFDSRSGLQFTSHIVNGRTSPQTASTVDTTLDPGDHANSYDSRTASGYIECVFHPSHSVQPEQQESPSSRLMQPNDTLDSTFPEEETKAIVDNFPQSLLQEQIASGSCVTWDEKSEIVEPKGHQSDRDEAPETLLSNSDTDTHEGRGVDLRNVDQMDTHEGGGVNLRNVDQIDTHEGSGVNLRNVDQMDTHEGSGVNLRNVDQMDTHEGRGVYLRNVDQMDKHEGRGVILRIVDQMNTHEGRGVDLRNVDQMDTHEGRGVDLSNVDQMDKHEERGVTLRIVDQMETHEGRGVDLRNVDQMDKHEGRGVTLRIVDQMNTRGGRGVDLRNVDQMDTREGRGVDLRNVDQMDTHEGRGVNLRNVDQMNTLEGSEVNLRNVDQIYTHEGRGVNLRNVDQMDTHEGRGVNLRNDDHVDGLHENSLELMSGMNQIDDIESETDNYMDALNTIESESENDIDCQTKREVELYNSDSDDEGIDVIHELPVNSSDHNPPELESHTASYISSNEGMLSNIPNSDSPESFAHEHIPQMAKISPNLDHSVDNDSSESSDILDDSNSVSVSGPISSASEISDFRDPSRGKIISGFFKSQETPADISGVHSNTFWTNGGLLGLEPSKPPDFTMQNAMKQDSVNRSKDETVCPPAHGFMIRGDEHEAKQDILAKKAGVIEKDPSYVCSTSCQDGVSTKKTDSGFSPVDSDSKCEISVMAPRTVMPVAPDMKSSYAEGNQENDENSSLVFGLSRRLLANGLYKKVSLVRHDNPEPVSSVDAVGLEQCSGQHRVVNQTIPETTIEEQLGHGSPVDSLTSSPPLEHMKISFHPLNGFETSKLKLKFPDGNQRFEGMRDMFPSFQLVPEPDIPLNEFVSESDDDTFCRSSPSKSDDCLSHHSESNSEQWESGEIPEINNLELYDALCRIPSGESMSSSMDFVGTANNGVHIDGGNKSADTRNGVEPSLSGPFLDLPNFDTVNPVLLQKTNDDPNLLKLEYPGQPTPQPPPLPPAQWRMSKPHVDVTEDEEDYLYEALKSAFDLKLLGSAMFQQPKPAPAKQQDTNKEANIVEQKSKQDQQKLNGQKEANQAVNGTEMDERGDFLQQIRSKSFNLRRTVTAKPTNTPAPTNVQVTAILEKANAIRQAVGSDDGDDDDTWSDA; this is translated from the exons ATGGATTCCTATGAGGGATGCCACGATCCTCCACGTTTGCACTTGCTTGACAA ATTTGATACTGGTGGCCCAGGATCTTGTTTAAAGAGATATTCGGATccaacttttttaaaaaaagtgttttttacCTCTGATGAAGCGACTGAAAAAACCCAAGCCAATAGGAAGGCTCGTAGAAGCAAG AAAAAAAGGTCATCGCAACGGAACGGACATGTATTGCGCAGTACATCAATATCCAATCGCAGTAGCAG ATTGCAGTTTGCTTCTCCTACTGTTAACCGGCAAACTTCTCCTTTGCAAACTACCTCAGCAGTAGACATAATGTCAAATTCTGACATGGGAGACTGCTCAAATTCATTTGATTCAAGAAGTGGTTTGCAGTTCACTTCTCATATTGTCAATGGGCGGACTTCTCCTCAAACTGCCTCTACAGTTGACACAACTTTGGACCCTGGAGACCATGCAAATTCTTATGATTCAAGAACTGCTTCAGGATATATTGAATGTGTTTTCCATCCAAGTCATTCTGTGCAACCTGAACAACAGGAATCACCATCTTCTAGGTTGATGCAGCCTAATGATACCCTTGATTCAACTTTTCCTGAGGAGGAAACTAAGGCTATAGTTGATaactttccacaaagtttgttaCAAGAGCAAATTGCCTCTGGTTCTTGTGTTACCTGGGATGAAAAGTCAGAGATAGTGGAGCCTAAAGGTCACCAAAGTGATAGGGATGAAGCTCCAGAGACGCTGTTGTCAAATTCTGACACAGATACACATGAAGGGAGAGGAGTTGACCTTAGAAATGTCGATCAAATGGATACACATGAAGGGGGAGGAGTAAACCTTAGAAATGTTGATCAGATTGATACACATGAAGGGAGCGGAGTAAACCTTAGAAATGTTGATCAAATGGATACACATGAAGGGAGCGGAGTAAACCTTAGAAATGTTGATCAAATGGATACACATGAAGGGAGAGGAGTTTACCTTAGAAATGTTGATCAAATGGATAAACATGAAGGGAGAGGAGTTATCCTTAGAATTGTTGATCAAATGAATACACATGAAGGGAGAGGAGTTGACCTTAGAAATGTTGATCAAATGGATACACATGAAGGGAGAGGAGTTGACCTTAGTAATGTTGATCAAATGGATAAACATGAAGAGAGAGGAGTTACCCTTAGAATTGTTGATCAAATGGAAACACATGAAGGGAGAGGAGTTGACCTTAGAAATGTTGATCAAATGGATAAACATGAAGGGAGAGGAGTTACCCTTAGAATTGTTGATCAAATGAATACACGTGGAGGGAGAGGAGTTGACCTTAGAAATGTTGATCAAATGGATACACGTGAAGGGAGAGGAGTTGACCTTAGAAATGTTGATCAAATGGATACACATGAAGGGAGAGGGGTTAACCTTAGAAATGTTGATCAAATGAATACACTTGAAGGGAGCGAAGTTAACCTTAGAAATGTTGATCAAATATATACACATGAAGGGAGAGGAGTTAACCTAAGAAATGTTGATCAAATGGATACACACGAAGGGAGAGGAGTTAACCTTAGAAATGATGATCACGTGGATGGCCTACATGAAAATAGTCTTGAGTTGATGTCTGGCATGAATCAAATTGATGACATTGAAAGCGAAACAGATAATTACATGGATGCACTCAACACTATTGAATCAGAATCTGAAAATGATATTGACTGTCAAACAAAAAGGGAAGTTGAGCTGTATAACTctgatagtgatgatgaaggAATAGATGTAATCCATGAGCTTCCTGTGAATAGTTCAGACCATAATCCTCCAGAATTGGAATCTCATACTGCATCCTACATTTCCTCAAATGAAGGAATGCTATCAAACATACCCAACTCAGATTCCCCAGAGAGTTTTGCGCATGAACATATTCCTCAAATGGCTAAAATATCTCCTAATTTAGACCATTCAGTAGACAATGATTCCAGTGAAAGCTCTGATATTCTTGATGATTCCAATTCAGTATCTGTTAGTGGTCCAATATCCTCTGCCTCTGAAATTTCTGATTTCAGGGATCCATCGAGGGGTAAGATCATAAGCGGATTTTTCAAGTCTCAAGAAACTCCTGCTGACATTTCTGGTGTTCATTCAAATACTTTCTGGACTAATGGTGGCTTGTTAGGACTTGAACCATCAAAACCTCCTGATTTCACCATGCAGAATGCTATGAAACAGGATTCAGTGAACAGAAGTAAAGATGAAACAGTTTGCCCGCCAGCACATGGTTTCATGATCAGAGGTGATGAGCATGAAGCAAAACAAGATATATTGGCCAAGAAAGCTGGAGTCATTGAAAAGGATCCAAGTTATGTATGCTCCACATCATGCCAAGATGGTGTCTCCACCAAGAAGACAGATTCAGGATTTTCACCAGTTGATTCAGATTCCAAGTGTGAAATTAGTGTAATGGCACCTAGAACCGTGATGCCAGTAGCACCAGATATGAAATCCAGTTATGCTGAAGGCAATCAGGAAAATGATGAAAACTCATCTCTAGTGTTCGGACTCAGCCGGAGGCTACTAGCAAATGGTTTGTATAAAAAAGTTTCACTTGTTCGTCATGACAATCCTGAACCTGTTAGTTCTGTGGATGCTGTTGGATTGGAGCAATGTAGTGGGCAGCATAGAGTTGTGAATCAAACAATTCCTGAGACAACTATCGAAGAGCAGCTTGGACATGGGTCTCCtgtagattcacttacttcttcaCCACCTCTTGAACATATGAAAATATCTTTCCATCCCCTAAATGGCTTTGAGACGTCCAAACTAAAACTGAAATTTCCTGATGGGAACCAACGCTTTGAAGGCATGAGAGACATGTTTCCATCATTTCAGTTGGTCCCTGAGCCTGATATTCCTCTGAATGAATTTGTTTCTGAGTCTGATGATGACACATTTTGTAGATCATCTCCTTCTAAGTCTGATGATTGTCTTAGCCATCACTCTGAGTCAAATTCTGAGCAGTGGGAATCTGGTGAGATTCCTGAAATCAACAATCTTGAACTATATGATGCCTTATGCAGAATCCCATCGGGGGAATCTATGTCAAGCTCTATGGATTTTGTGGGAACAGCCAATAATGGTGTCCACATTGATGGTGGAAACAAAAGTGCAGACACCAGAAATGGTGTGGAACCTTCTCTGTCTGGTCCTTTCCTTGATCTTCCCAATTTTGATACTGTGAATCCTGTTCTTCtgcaaaaaacaaatgatgATCCTAATCTCCTCAAGTTGGAATATCCTGGACAGCCTACCCCACAACCTCCACCTCTGCCTCCTGCACAATGGCGGATGTCCAAACCCCATGTGGATGTGACAGAAGACGAAGAAGACTATCTATATGAAGCTCTTAAATCTGCATTTGATCTGAAACTTTTGGGATCTGCCATGTTTCAGCAACCTAAGCCAGCCCCAGCGAAGCAACAAGATACTAACAAGGAGGCCAATATTGTAGAACAGAAGAGCAAG CAGGACCAGCAGAAGTTGAATGGGCAAAAAGAAGCTAATCAAGCTGTGAATGGTACGGAAATGGATGAAAGGGGAGATTTCCTACAACAAATAAGATCGAAA TCTTTTAACCTGAGACGCACAGTGACTGCAAAGCCAACTAATACGCCAGCGCCAACCAATGTCCAAGTCACTGCAATCTTGGAGAAAGCAAATGCAATTCGCCAG GCTGTTGGGAGTGATGATGGGGATGATGATGATACTTGGAGTGATGCTTGA
- the LOC115988815 gene encoding protein SCAR3 isoform X2, whose product MPLVRLEVRNEYGLGQPELYKETNRDDPKAVLDGVAVAGLVGILRQLGDLAEFGAEVFHGLQEQIMTTASRSHKLKVRVQRIEVALPSLEKAVLTQTSHIHFAYTAGSEWHPRIRNEQNHFIYNDLPRFIMDSYEGCHDPPRLHLLDKFDTGGPGSCLKRYSDPTFLKKVFFTSDEATEKTQANRKARRSKKKRSSQRNGHVLRSTSISNRSSRLQFASPTVNRQTSPLQTTSAVDIMSNSDMGDCSNSFDSRSGLQFTSHIVNGRTSPQTASTVDTTLDPGDHANSYDSRTASGYIECVFHPSHSVQPEQQESPSSRLMQPNDTLDSTFPEEETKAIVDNFPQSLLQEQIASGSCVTWDEKSEIVEPKGHQSDRDEAPETLLSNSDTDTHEGRGVDLRNVDQMDTHEGGGVNLRNVDQIDTHEGSGVNLRNVDQMDTHEGSGVNLRNVDQMDTHEGRGVYLRNVDQMDKHEGRGVILRIVDQMNTHEGRGVDLRNVDQMDTHEGRGVDLSNVDQMDKHEERGVTLRIVDQMETHEGRGVDLRNVDQMDKHEGRGVTLRIVDQMNTRGGRGVDLRNVDQMDTREGRGVDLRNVDQMDTHEGRGVNLRNVDQMNTLEGSEVNLRNVDQIYTHEGRGVNLRNVDQMDTHEGRGVNLRNDDHVDGLHENSLELMSGMNQIDDIESETDNYMDALNTIESESENDIDCQTKREVELYNSDSDDEGIDVIHELPVNSSDHNPPELESHTASYISSNEGMLSNIPNSDSPESFAHEHIPQMAKISPNLDHSVDNDSSESSDILDDSNSVSVSGPISSASEISDFRDPSRGKIISGFFKSQETPADISGVHSNTFWTNGGLLGLEPSKPPDFTMQNAMKQDSVNRSKDETVCPPAHGFMIRGDEHEAKQDILAKKAGVIEKDPSYVCSTSCQDGVSTKKTDSGFSPVDSDSKCEISVMAPRTVMPVAPDMKSSYAEGNQENDENSSLVFGLSRRLLANGLYKKVSLVRHDNPEPVSSVDAVGLEQCSGQHRVVNQTIPETTIEEQLGHGSPVDSLTSSPPLEHMKISFHPLNGFETSKLKLKFPDGNQRFEGMRDMFPSFQLVPEPDIPLNEFVSESDDDTFCRSSPSKSDDCLSHHSESNSEQWESGEIPEINNLELYDALCRIPSGESMSSSMDFVGTANNGVHIDGGNKSADTRNGVEPSLSGPFLDLPNFDTVNPVLLQKTNDDPNLLKLEYPGQPTPQPPPLPPAQWRMSKPHVDVTEDEEDYLYEALKSAFDLKLLGSAMFQQPKPAPAKQQDTNKEANIVEQKSKDQQKLNGQKEANQAVNGTEMDERGDFLQQIRSKSFNLRRTVTAKPTNTPAPTNVQVTAILEKANAIRQAVGSDDGDDDDTWSDA is encoded by the exons atgccgTTGGTGAGGTTGGAGGTGAGAAATGAGTACGGTTTGGGGCAGCCGGAGCTTTACAAAGAGACCAACAGAGACGATCCCAAAGCCGTGCTCGACGGTGTCGCCGTCGCTGGCCTCGTCGGGATCTTACGCCAGCTCGGCGATCTTGCTGA ATTTGGAGCAGAGGTATTTCATGGCTTGCAGGAGCAAATAATGACTACAGCTTCTAGAAGCCATAAACTAAAGGTTCGTGTACAGCGCATCGAAGTTGCACTTCCTTCCCTTGAGAAGGCTGTACTGACGCAAACAAGCCACATTCATTTTGCTTATACTGCTG GTTCTGAATGGCATCCTCGTATTCGAAATGAACAAAATCACTTCATCTACAATGACTTGCCACGGTTTATTATGGATTCCTATGAGGGATGCCACGATCCTCCACGTTTGCACTTGCTTGACAA ATTTGATACTGGTGGCCCAGGATCTTGTTTAAAGAGATATTCGGATccaacttttttaaaaaaagtgttttttacCTCTGATGAAGCGACTGAAAAAACCCAAGCCAATAGGAAGGCTCGTAGAAGCAAG AAAAAAAGGTCATCGCAACGGAACGGACATGTATTGCGCAGTACATCAATATCCAATCGCAGTAGCAG ATTGCAGTTTGCTTCTCCTACTGTTAACCGGCAAACTTCTCCTTTGCAAACTACCTCAGCAGTAGACATAATGTCAAATTCTGACATGGGAGACTGCTCAAATTCATTTGATTCAAGAAGTGGTTTGCAGTTCACTTCTCATATTGTCAATGGGCGGACTTCTCCTCAAACTGCCTCTACAGTTGACACAACTTTGGACCCTGGAGACCATGCAAATTCTTATGATTCAAGAACTGCTTCAGGATATATTGAATGTGTTTTCCATCCAAGTCATTCTGTGCAACCTGAACAACAGGAATCACCATCTTCTAGGTTGATGCAGCCTAATGATACCCTTGATTCAACTTTTCCTGAGGAGGAAACTAAGGCTATAGTTGATaactttccacaaagtttgttaCAAGAGCAAATTGCCTCTGGTTCTTGTGTTACCTGGGATGAAAAGTCAGAGATAGTGGAGCCTAAAGGTCACCAAAGTGATAGGGATGAAGCTCCAGAGACGCTGTTGTCAAATTCTGACACAGATACACATGAAGGGAGAGGAGTTGACCTTAGAAATGTCGATCAAATGGATACACATGAAGGGGGAGGAGTAAACCTTAGAAATGTTGATCAGATTGATACACATGAAGGGAGCGGAGTAAACCTTAGAAATGTTGATCAAATGGATACACATGAAGGGAGCGGAGTAAACCTTAGAAATGTTGATCAAATGGATACACATGAAGGGAGAGGAGTTTACCTTAGAAATGTTGATCAAATGGATAAACATGAAGGGAGAGGAGTTATCCTTAGAATTGTTGATCAAATGAATACACATGAAGGGAGAGGAGTTGACCTTAGAAATGTTGATCAAATGGATACACATGAAGGGAGAGGAGTTGACCTTAGTAATGTTGATCAAATGGATAAACATGAAGAGAGAGGAGTTACCCTTAGAATTGTTGATCAAATGGAAACACATGAAGGGAGAGGAGTTGACCTTAGAAATGTTGATCAAATGGATAAACATGAAGGGAGAGGAGTTACCCTTAGAATTGTTGATCAAATGAATACACGTGGAGGGAGAGGAGTTGACCTTAGAAATGTTGATCAAATGGATACACGTGAAGGGAGAGGAGTTGACCTTAGAAATGTTGATCAAATGGATACACATGAAGGGAGAGGGGTTAACCTTAGAAATGTTGATCAAATGAATACACTTGAAGGGAGCGAAGTTAACCTTAGAAATGTTGATCAAATATATACACATGAAGGGAGAGGAGTTAACCTAAGAAATGTTGATCAAATGGATACACACGAAGGGAGAGGAGTTAACCTTAGAAATGATGATCACGTGGATGGCCTACATGAAAATAGTCTTGAGTTGATGTCTGGCATGAATCAAATTGATGACATTGAAAGCGAAACAGATAATTACATGGATGCACTCAACACTATTGAATCAGAATCTGAAAATGATATTGACTGTCAAACAAAAAGGGAAGTTGAGCTGTATAACTctgatagtgatgatgaaggAATAGATGTAATCCATGAGCTTCCTGTGAATAGTTCAGACCATAATCCTCCAGAATTGGAATCTCATACTGCATCCTACATTTCCTCAAATGAAGGAATGCTATCAAACATACCCAACTCAGATTCCCCAGAGAGTTTTGCGCATGAACATATTCCTCAAATGGCTAAAATATCTCCTAATTTAGACCATTCAGTAGACAATGATTCCAGTGAAAGCTCTGATATTCTTGATGATTCCAATTCAGTATCTGTTAGTGGTCCAATATCCTCTGCCTCTGAAATTTCTGATTTCAGGGATCCATCGAGGGGTAAGATCATAAGCGGATTTTTCAAGTCTCAAGAAACTCCTGCTGACATTTCTGGTGTTCATTCAAATACTTTCTGGACTAATGGTGGCTTGTTAGGACTTGAACCATCAAAACCTCCTGATTTCACCATGCAGAATGCTATGAAACAGGATTCAGTGAACAGAAGTAAAGATGAAACAGTTTGCCCGCCAGCACATGGTTTCATGATCAGAGGTGATGAGCATGAAGCAAAACAAGATATATTGGCCAAGAAAGCTGGAGTCATTGAAAAGGATCCAAGTTATGTATGCTCCACATCATGCCAAGATGGTGTCTCCACCAAGAAGACAGATTCAGGATTTTCACCAGTTGATTCAGATTCCAAGTGTGAAATTAGTGTAATGGCACCTAGAACCGTGATGCCAGTAGCACCAGATATGAAATCCAGTTATGCTGAAGGCAATCAGGAAAATGATGAAAACTCATCTCTAGTGTTCGGACTCAGCCGGAGGCTACTAGCAAATGGTTTGTATAAAAAAGTTTCACTTGTTCGTCATGACAATCCTGAACCTGTTAGTTCTGTGGATGCTGTTGGATTGGAGCAATGTAGTGGGCAGCATAGAGTTGTGAATCAAACAATTCCTGAGACAACTATCGAAGAGCAGCTTGGACATGGGTCTCCtgtagattcacttacttcttcaCCACCTCTTGAACATATGAAAATATCTTTCCATCCCCTAAATGGCTTTGAGACGTCCAAACTAAAACTGAAATTTCCTGATGGGAACCAACGCTTTGAAGGCATGAGAGACATGTTTCCATCATTTCAGTTGGTCCCTGAGCCTGATATTCCTCTGAATGAATTTGTTTCTGAGTCTGATGATGACACATTTTGTAGATCATCTCCTTCTAAGTCTGATGATTGTCTTAGCCATCACTCTGAGTCAAATTCTGAGCAGTGGGAATCTGGTGAGATTCCTGAAATCAACAATCTTGAACTATATGATGCCTTATGCAGAATCCCATCGGGGGAATCTATGTCAAGCTCTATGGATTTTGTGGGAACAGCCAATAATGGTGTCCACATTGATGGTGGAAACAAAAGTGCAGACACCAGAAATGGTGTGGAACCTTCTCTGTCTGGTCCTTTCCTTGATCTTCCCAATTTTGATACTGTGAATCCTGTTCTTCtgcaaaaaacaaatgatgATCCTAATCTCCTCAAGTTGGAATATCCTGGACAGCCTACCCCACAACCTCCACCTCTGCCTCCTGCACAATGGCGGATGTCCAAACCCCATGTGGATGTGACAGAAGACGAAGAAGACTATCTATATGAAGCTCTTAAATCTGCATTTGATCTGAAACTTTTGGGATCTGCCATGTTTCAGCAACCTAAGCCAGCCCCAGCGAAGCAACAAGATACTAACAAGGAGGCCAATATTGTAGAACAGAAGAGCAAG GACCAGCAGAAGTTGAATGGGCAAAAAGAAGCTAATCAAGCTGTGAATGGTACGGAAATGGATGAAAGGGGAGATTTCCTACAACAAATAAGATCGAAA TCTTTTAACCTGAGACGCACAGTGACTGCAAAGCCAACTAATACGCCAGCGCCAACCAATGTCCAAGTCACTGCAATCTTGGAGAAAGCAAATGCAATTCGCCAG GCTGTTGGGAGTGATGATGGGGATGATGATGATACTTGGAGTGATGCTTGA